The Manis javanica isolate MJ-LG chromosome 6, MJ_LKY, whole genome shotgun sequence genome contains a region encoding:
- the TMEM168 gene encoding transmembrane protein 168 isoform X3, with product MKPLLQLYQQPTNGIFLSMFLIVLPLESMAHGLFHELGSCLGGTSVGYAIVIPTNFCSPDGQPTLLPPEHVQELNFRSTGMLNAIQRFFAYHMIETYGCDYSTSGLSFDTLHSKLKAFLELRTVDGPRHDTYILYYSGHSHSTGEWALAGGDILRLDTLLEWWREKNGSFCSRLIIVLDSENSTPWVKEVRKISDQYIAVQGAELTKIVDIEEADPPQLGDFTKDWVDYNCNSTNNICWTDKGRTVKAVYGVSKRWSDYTLHLPTGSDVAKHWMLHFPRITYPLVHLANWLCGLNLCWICKTCFRCLKRLKMSWFLPTVLDTGQGFKLVKS from the exons aTGAAGCCATTGCTGCAGCTGTACCAGCAG CCAACAAATGGAATCTTCTTGAGCATGTTTCTAATTGTTTTGCCATTGGAATCCATGGCTCATGGGCTCTTCCATGAATTGGGTAGCTGTTTAGGTGGAACTTCTGTTGGATATGCTATTGTGATTCCTACCAACTTCTGCAG cCCTGATGGTCAGCCAACACTTCTTCCACCAGAACACGTACAGGAGTTAAATTTTAGGTCTACTGGCATGCTCAATGCTATCCAAAGATTTTTTGCGTATCATATGATTGAGACCTATGGATGTGACTATTCCACAAGTGGACTGTCTTTTGATACTCTACATTCcaaactgaaagctttccttgAACTTCGGActgtggatggacctagacatGATACATACATTTTGTATTACAGTGGGCACAGCCATAGTACAGGAGAGTGGGCTCTTGCAG GTGGGGACATACTACGCCTTGACACACTTCTAGAATGGTGGAGAGAAAAGAATGGTTCCTTCTGTTCCCGACTCATTATTGTATTAGACAGTGAGAATTCAACCCCTTGGGTGAAAGAAGTGAGAAAAATCAGTGACCAGTATATTGCAGTGCAAGGAGCAGAACTGACAAAGATAGTAGACATTGAAGAagctgacccaccacagctggGTGACTTTACAAAAGACTGGGTAGACTATAACTGCAACTCCACTAATAACATCTGCTGGACTGATAAGGGACGCACAGTGAAAGCAGTATATGGTGTGTCAAAACGGTGGAGTGACTACACTCTACATTTGCCGACGGGAAGTGATGTGGCCAAGCATTGGATGTTACACTTTCCTCGTATTACATATCCACTAGTGCATTTGGCAAACTGGTTGTGTGGTCTGAACCTGTGTTGGATCTGCAAAACTTGCTTTAGGTGcttgaaaagattaaaaatgagTTGGTTTCTTCCTACTGTGCTGGACACAGGACAAGGCTTCAAACTTGTCAAATCTTAA